The Alteromonas macleodii ATCC 27126 genome segment CCCAGATTACGGCAGGGGATACCAAGAGCTTGCTTACTGTCATGAAGCTGTGGGAGACCAGCAAAACGCAGCAAGTGCGTTCTTTAAAGCAACGCATTTTAACCCCGCTCTTATAAGCAGTTGGAAAAAACTGCTCTTAATCTATCAAAATCATCGCGACGCTACCGCTGAACAAATGGCATCAAATCAGATTGCGCATTTGCAGTCTCTTCCTCCGCCAATTCTGGGTGCCTACGACCTTATGTACGAAAAGCAGTTCGCTGCGGCAGAGCAAGTGTGCCGCCAATTTTTGGCTAAACAGAAGCATCACCCTGAAGCTATGATGTTGTTGGCTGAGATTGGTATGCAGTTGAAGGTGTACAGTGATGCAGAATTTTTGTTGGAAAGTTGTGTGGAATTATACCCGGACAACGAGCGAGCGGCGCTAGCTTATCAAAACGTGCTTTCAAAGTTGGGTAAGTTTCCAGAGGCCGTAAACGTTGCGCGACAAAGACTCTCAAAAAGCCCAGACAGTTTTGTTATTAAAACCAGTCTTGCCCATGCGCTTGTTGGTGTAGGGCAATTAGATGAAGCGATAGATATTTACCATGGCGTACTAGAACAAATGCCAGATAGACCTAAAGTTTGGGTGTCGTTGGGTCATGCACTAAAAGCCAAAGGCGATACTGCCGATGCGGTTAACGCTTACGAAAAAGCGGTAGGTTTTGCCCGCGACTATGGCGATGCCTATTGGAGCTTGGCGAATACGAAGACGTATAAGTTTAGTGACAAGATGCTTAAGCAAATGACTGAGCAAGCCAGCAATGATGCAATTAACTTAGACGATAAAATTCATATTTGTTTTGCGCTCGGAAAAGGGTTTGAAGATAACGCTCAGTATGACAAGGCCTTTGCGTATTACCAGCAAGGTAATGCGCTTAAACGCAGTACGCTTCAATTCGATATTGGGAAAACCGAGCAAGCATTAGATGCTCAGCAACAGGCTTTTAGTCAAGACGATTTCAAAAAAACACAGGGTTGCCAAGCGCCAGA includes the following:
- a CDS encoding tetratricopeptide repeat-containing sulfotransferase family protein; translation: MTTEDFQHQVRAIKQALQRGQLSTAKSYIQDLLPLSLNDQQEAEVLYLAAVTYRLSNQHSDAFKAIDTLLSLRPDYGRGYQELAYCHEAVGDQQNAASAFFKATHFNPALISSWKKLLLIYQNHRDATAEQMASNQIAHLQSLPPPILGAYDLMYEKQFAAAEQVCRQFLAKQKHHPEAMMLLAEIGMQLKVYSDAEFLLESCVELYPDNERAALAYQNVLSKLGKFPEAVNVARQRLSKSPDSFVIKTSLAHALVGVGQLDEAIDIYHGVLEQMPDRPKVWVSLGHALKAKGDTADAVNAYEKAVGFARDYGDAYWSLANTKTYKFSDKMLKQMTEQASNDAINLDDKIHICFALGKGFEDNAQYDKAFAYYQQGNALKRSTLQFDIGKTEQALDAQQQAFSQDDFKKTQGCQAPDPIFIVGLPRAGSTLLEQILASHSNVDGTMELHDILGIASSLSHQSTPYPFNVSALSEETLAKLGEQYIQQTRAYRQGAPLFIDKMPNNFIHIGLIKKILPNAKIIDARRDPMDCCFSGYKQLFGEGQEFSYSLSDIGRYYNAYEKLMSHWHTVMPGDILTVQHEDVLDDLEGQVKRILAFCGLEFEEACLAFHKTKRIIKTPSSEQVRQPIYKTGMGQWKPFESNLEALKDALKTQ